GCGGACCTCCCGGAGGACGTCGTCGACGCCGAGGCGGGCGTCGCTGGCGCGCTCGCGGTAGTCCTCCAGCGCCCCCAACTGGAGGAGGTCGTCGATCATGTCCTGGCGCTCCCCCGGCGAGGCGTGGATGAGCTTGTTCACCTCGCCTTGCCGGACGTACGCGCAGTTGACGAACGCGTCGGCGTCCATCCGCAGGAGCGTCGCCACCTCGCGGCGGACGTCGCGGGCGCCCTCGATCGTTCCGCCGGCCCCCTCGAGGACGCACTTGGTGGTCGCCGCGCGGTCGCCCCGGAGTTTGAGGCGGCGCTCGATGCGGTAGTCGGCCCCGTCGTGGGCGAACCACAGTTCGACCTCGCACTCCTCCTCGCCGGTCGTGATCACGTCGTCGAGGGTGCGGTCGTCGAGCGCCTTCGAGCCGTACAGCGCGAAGAAGACGGCCTCGAGCAGCGTCGACTTCCCGCTGCCGTTGACGCCGTGGACGACCGTGACGCCCCGGTCGAGCGAGAGGTCGGCGTCGCCGTAGCACTTGAAGTTCCGCAGGCGGACGCGCTGGACCCTCACGCGAAATCACCCAGCGAGGCGTGGTCGTCGTCCTCGTCCGCGTCCGCGAGTTCGGTCGCCGCTTCGGCGTCGTCGGGGTCGGCGGCGTCGCCGCCGCTTCCGGGGTCGTCGGGTGCGTCGGCGTCGGCTCCGGCCTCGCCTTCCGCTTCCCCGCCGTCGCCCGCGACGGCGTCCGCGACCGTCGTCGCCTCGTCCGGCCCGCGGTCGGGGGCCGGCTCGAACGCCGCGCCGTCGTCCGCGAGGAACTCCCGGACCCGGCGCTCGACGGTCTCGCGGACGTTCGCGTCGGCGAGGTCGTCGTTTCTGACCGTGCGGTCGATCTCGCGGGCGGCGTCGCTCAGTCCGAGGTCGCGGAGTCGCTCGCGGACCGCGTCGTCCGGGTCGGCGAAGCTCACGGAGACCTCCTCGTCGGCGTCCTCGATCTCGCGGCGGTCGTTGACGCGGGCGACCAGCGCGCCGCGGTCGCTGGCGAACTCCTCGACCGCCGCCGGGGTGATCGGCCGGCCCTCGCCCTCGACGGTGACGATCACGACCGCGTCCGCGAGGTCGTACTCCCCGACGCGCTCGCGGACGCGGTCGGTCCCCTCGCCGTCGGCGAGTTCCACGTCGACGAAGACGAACTCGCGGGTGTCCTCGACGGCCCGGCGACTGATCGCGACCGCGTCGCCGGCGGCCTCGTCGCCGAAGGAGACGATGTTGTAGCCGCGCTCCTCGCGCTCGTTCGCGCTCGTGCGCTCGGTCGACCCGCAGTAGGTGACCCACGTCCCGCGCACCTCGGCGGTGTCGGCGGCGTGGTTGTCGCCGAGCAACACCGCGTCGAAGTCGACGGTCGACGCCGCCAACAGCCGGTCGGTGTCCCAGTCGGCGTGGGCGAACGGCTCGAAGAGGCCGTGGCTCACGAGCGCGGCGTGGTCGGCCGCCTCGGGGACTGGGGCGAACTCGTAGGCGAGGTCCTCGCGGCGCGAGCGGGGGACGAAGTCCAGTCCGTAGAAGGCGACGTCGCCGACCACGCGCGGGTCGTCACCGAGTCGCTCGGCGAGGCCGAGGTCGGCGAAGAGGTCGAGCCACTGGGCGTCGCGTTTGCCCTCGTGGTTGCCGACGACGGCGAGGAAGGGGACGTCCGC
The Salinilacihabitans rarus DNA segment above includes these coding regions:
- the mre11 gene encoding DNA double-strand break repair protein Mre11, with amino-acid sequence MTRVIHTGDTHIGYRQYNAPERRRDFLEAFRRVAEDAVDDDVDAVVHAGDLFHDRRPGLRDLQGTVEVLRTLADADVPFLAVVGNHEGKRDAQWLDLFADLGLAERLGDDPRVVGDVAFYGLDFVPRSRREDLAYEFAPVPEAADHAALVSHGLFEPFAHADWDTDRLLAASTVDFDAVLLGDNHAADTAEVRGTWVTYCGSTERTSANEREERGYNIVSFGDEAAGDAVAISRRAVEDTREFVFVDVELADGEGTDRVRERVGEYDLADAVVIVTVEGEGRPITPAAVEEFASDRGALVARVNDRREIEDADEEVSVSFADPDDAVRERLRDLGLSDAAREIDRTVRNDDLADANVRETVERRVREFLADDGAAFEPAPDRGPDEATTVADAVAGDGGEAEGEAGADADAPDDPGSGGDAADPDDAEAATELADADEDDDHASLGDFA